The Fusobacterium massiliense sequence TACAGATATTATGGAGAAGCAGAACACTCAAGACCTTATTCTGAAAGAAATGATCTTGCAGAAAACACTAACGCAGGAAGATTACAAACTACTGCAGCTGTTGCTCTTACTGAAAATCAAAAAATAGATGTAAGAGTAAGAAACTTCCATGGATTAAAATCAGAAGCTGGAAAAGATAAAGTAGAAAAATCTAAAGATTCATACAGATTAAGACACTACTATAACTTTGGAACTTTAGGAACTTCTAAAGTTAAAGCAGAATCTGAATTAGCTTATAACCAAAAAGCAAATGATGGAGGAAAATCTATAAAAGGATCAGTTTTCTTTGATTTCTCAGATTATATTTTCTCTAATCAATTCTTCAAAGTTGATAAATTAGGATTAAGACCAGGATACAAACATGTATGGAATGGACATGGACATGAAGGAGTTAAAAACGAATATCATTTAGCATTTGAATCTGAATATACTTTACCTTTAGGATTCTCAGCTGAATTAGACTATGATACTTACTATACAGCTCATAGAAGTCATGCAGTTGAAAGAGCTAACGACACTAATAAAAGACATGAATGGAATGGAGAATTAACTGCTACATTAAAGAACAGAACTCCATTATATAAATCTGGAGCATTCGAAGTGGCATTCAATGTAGAAGGTGGATATGATACTTACAATATGCACCAATACAAAAAAATAGGTGGAGTAGATGGAACTTCTGTTGACAGAAGAGACTATGAATTATACTTAGAACCAACTGTACAAGTTTCTTATAAACCAACTGATTTCGTAAAATTATACGGAGCTGTTGGAGGAGACTACAGAAATAGAGTAACTGGAGAAAGCGAAGTAAGAAACTGGAGATGGCAACCAACTGCTTGGGCTGGTATGAAAGTTTCTTTCTAATCTAGCTTTAGCTAAGGTTAAAATTGACAAAAAAATAAAATTAAGCCGTGAAATTTTTCACGGCTTTTTTGCTTGTTTCCTATATAGGAAATTATGGATTTAAATAACAAAAAATAGTCTCTGACGTCCGTATTAGTTCGAAGAGCCTGTGTTTATTGAGTTCGAAATTTATATAGATATCAAGGGCTTTTATTTAATAAAAAAGTATAAATTTAATATAAAAAATAGTCTCCGATGCCCGTATTACTCTGGAGAGCATTTTGGTGAGCTCGGAAGAGTCATACGGCTGTCAGGAGACTTTATTTATTATCTATAAGCAATAGTTTTATAAGTTTGAATAATTATTGTTGGAACTATTGATAGAACATAAATTTGTATAAAATTCATAGGTTCAAGAGCAGTTGTTCCAAAAATATTAAACATTTGAGGGCTTAATAAAACTAAGTTTAAAAGAACGAAACCAATAGCAAAGGCAATTATAGAAAATTTATTTTTAAAGAAACTAATAGCAAATACATTTCTTACACCTCTATAATTTATTCCATGGAATAATCTAGCAAGACATAGAGTAGCAAAAGCCATAGTAGAACCTTTCAGAGCACTTTCTTTTAATCCTATATAAAAAGCAATTATGATAAAAATAGCAATTAAGACACCTTCGATTAAAAGTTTAGTAGAAAACTTATTAGTTAAAATTGCCTCATTAGGATCTCTAGGTTTTTCATCTAAAATATCTTCATTTTTAGGTTCAACTCCAACAGCAATTGATGGTAGACTATCAGTTAATAAATTAATGAATAATAGTTGAACTGGACTAAATATTACTGGTAAATTAGCAAGTGATGAATAAAGTACAGCTAATATCGCAGCAGTATTCCCAGAAAGTAAGAAACCTATAGAATTTTTAATATTTCTATATACATTTCTACCAGTTATAATAGCTTTTACAATAGTAGAGAAATTATCATCTGCAAGTATCATAGAAGCAGCATTTTTTGAAACTTCTGTTCCTGTAATTCCCATAGCTATTCCAATGTTAGCTCTTTTTAAAGCAGGGGCATCATTCACTCCATCTCCTGTCATAGCACAAATTTTACCTCTTTTTTGCCAAGCAGAAACTATTCTTATTTTATGTTCAGGAGAAACTCTTGCATAAACCGATATTTGTTCAACAGATTTTTCAAGCTCTTCATCACTCATTTTTTCAAGTTCAATACCTTCAAGAACTTTATCTCCCTCTTTATATATACCAATATTTTTAGCAATAGTTCTAGCAGTTATTTTATGATCTCCAGTTATCATAACAGGTTTAATTCCACCTCTAATACATTCTTGGACAGCAAGTTTTGATTCTTCTCTTGGTGGGTCAATCATACCAACTAGAGCATGGAAAATATAGTCATTTTCATCATCAGTAGTAAGATTTTTACTTTCATCTATATATTTATAAGCAAAAGTAAGAACTCTCAATCCTTCTTCTGCTAATTCGTGATTATATTTTTCAATTTCTTTTATAAAAGTATCTGATATAGGAAGTATATTTCCATTTTCATCAGTATAATATTTGAATCTTGTTACTAACGAATCGAAAGCTCCTTTAGTAAAGACAATTTTTTTGTTATCTTCTGTATCATATAAGACAGTCATTAATTTTCTATCTGAATCAAATGGAATCTCAGATAATCTTTTATTATCTTTTCTGATATCTCTAAATGATAAATCATATTTTTGACTAAGATGAATAAGAGCTGTTTCTGTTGGGTCTCCTATTGTATCAGTTGCATCTGTACAAAGAATAAAACTTTTTAATAATAAATTATCTATTTTATTATTAAATTTTAAAGAGTACTCATCATCTAATTTTTCATTTATAAATATTTTTTTAACAGTCATTTTATTTTGAGTAAGAGTTCCTGTTTTATCAGAACATATAACAGAAATAGAACCAAGTGCTTCTATTGATTTTAGCTCTTTAACAATAGCATTTTCTTTAGAAAGTTTTTCAGTTTCTAGAGATAAAACTATTGTAATAATAGGGCTTAAAGATTCTGGTATAGCTGCAACAGCAAGTGCAACGGCAAGTAGTAAAGACTCTAAGATTGTATTGCCATGATAAACATAGATAGCAAAAATAAATAAACAAAGTATAACAATTCCTAAAGTTAATTTTTTTCCAAAACTATCTAAGGCTTTTTGTAATGGAGTAATATTTTCTTCAGTTTGATCTAAAAGTCCTGCAATTTTTCCAAGTTGAGTATTCATTCCAGTATTAGTAACAAGGACTTTAGCTCTTCCATAATTTACTAAGCTACCAGAAAAAACCATATTAATTTGATCTCCTAAAGCAGAATCTTCATATTCAAGGACAGCATCAGTTTTCTCTATCGAGTTAGATTCTCCAGTAAGAGAATTTTCATTTACTAATAGAGAGAAATTTTCAATAATTCTACCATCAGCAGGAACAATATCTCCAGCTTCAATGATTATAATATCTCCAGGTACAAGTTCAGTTGAATCAATTTCTAATTGTTCATGTTCTCTGATTACTTTACATTTTGGAGAAGACATCTTTTTTAAACTATCTAAAGATTTTTGAGCTTTAACAGTTTGAAATGCTCCTAGTAATGAGTTTAAAATAACAACTAAAACTATAACAAAGCTACTTTCTTTATTTCCAGAAAAAAATGAAATAGCTGCTGCAATAAGCAGTATGATCACAAGAGAATCTTTAAATTGATCAAAGAATATTTTTATAAGACCGTCTTTTTCTTTTTCAATAAATTTGTTTTCTCCGTACTTTTTTCTTCTACTAGCAACATCATCTTCAGTTAAACCAGATATTTTTGTTTGAAATTCTTCAAACAATTCTTCTTTTGTTCGTGTAAAATATTTCATTTAACACACTCCTTTATATTTAATTTTAAAATTTAAAACAATAATGAAACTAAAATAAAACATTTTAGTTTTTTTAATAAAGTCTCTTGACAGCCGTATGAGTTCTACGAGCTCAGAAAACACAGGCTCTTCGAACTAATACGGACGTCAGAGACTATTAATTATTATTAATTTATATTTTCTTATATAACAAATAAAGTCTCTTGACAACCGTATAAGTTTTACAAACTCATAAAATATAGGCTATTTAAACTAATGTAGACACCAGAAACTATTAATAACTATTAAATTTATATTTTTCTATATAATAAAAAAACTTTTGATATGAAAAAGATCATACCAAAAGTCTTGTTACCAAAATGGTTACAGTACCAGAAAATAAATTTCGTGATGTTGATACTGTGATTTATAACTACTCCCTTTTATTATGAGAAATAAATTTTTTATTGTTGGAGTAATTATAGCATAGTTGGACTATAAATTCAATAGCTTTTTTATTGATTTTTAAGTTTATATATGCTATGATAGGCTTAAGATTTAAGGATTAATATTAGCTTATTGGGAGGTTAAAAAATGTCAGTTGTATCTTATAGACAAGAAAATTTTGTTGGAATAGTAACAATAGAAAGACCGGAAGCCCTAAATGCACTAAATTCAGAAGTTTTAGGAGAGTTAAATCAAATTTTTGCAAATATTGATTTAGAAACAACAAGAGTAGTTTTATTAACTGGGTCTGGAACTAAATCTTTTGTAGCTGGAGCAGATATATCAGAAATGATGCCTTTAAATAGAGCTCAAGGTGCAAAATTTAGTAATAAAGGAAATGAAATTTTTAGAAAAATTGAAAATTTTCCTATTCCAGTTATTGCAGTTGTTAATGGTTTTGCTCTAGGTGGAGGCTGTGAAATTGCAATGAGTTGTGATTTTAGAGTTTGTTCTGAAAATGCAGTGTTTGGACAACCAGAAGTAGGACTTGGAATAACTCCTGGATTTGGGGGAACACAAAGACTTGCAAGGTTAATAGGTGCAGGAAAGGCTAAAGAGCTAATATATACAGGGAATGCAATAAAAGCAGATGAAGCATTAAGAGTTGGTCTAGTAAATCATATATTTCCACAAGAACAATTAATGGAAGAAGCAATGAAAATAGCTAATAAGATAGCAAAAAATGCTCCCTTTGCAGTGAGAGCTTCGAAGAAAGCAATAAATGAAGGATTAGAACTTGATATAGATAGAGCTATTATAGTTGAAGAAAAACTATTTGGAGATTGTTTTACAACGGAAGATCAAAAAACAGGAATGAATGCTTTTTTAAATAAAATTAAAAATGTAGAATTTAAAAATAAATAATAGAAGATTTTTAAAAAACGGAGGTATTTTTATGAAAGTTGGAGTTATCGGAGCAGGAACTATGGGAGCAGGAATTGCTCAAGCATTTGCACAAACAGAAGGATTTACAGTTGCATTATGTGACATAAATAATGAATTTGCAGCAAATGGTAAGAATAAAATAGCTAAAGGTTTTGAAAAAAGAATAGCAAAAGGAAAAATGGAACAAGCTGAAGCTGATAGAATCCTAGCTGCAATCACAACAGGAACAAAAGAAATTTGTGCAGACTGTGATTTAGTAATAGAAGCAGCAATAGAAAATATGGAAATAAAAAAACAAACATTTAAAGAATTAGATGCAATTTGTAAACCAGAAGCTATATTTGCAACAAACACATCATCACTATCTATAACAGAAATTGGAGCAGGATTAAATAGAGCAATGATAGGAATGCACTTCTTTAATCCAGCACCAGTAATGAAATTGGTTGAAATAATAGCTGGACTTCATACACCAGTTGAAGTTGTTGAAAAAATTAAAAAAATATCTGAAGAAATTGGAAAAGTTCCAGTTCAAGTAGAAGAAGCTCCAGGATTTGTTGTTAATAGAATTTTAATTCCTATGATAAATGAAGCTATAGGAATCTATGCAGAAGGAGTAGCAACTGTTGAAGGAATAGATACAGCTATGAAATTGGGAGCAAATCATCCAATAGGACCTTTGGCATTGGGAGATTTAATAGGTCTTGATGTTTGCTTAGCTATAATGGATGTTTTATATCATGAAACAGGAGATAGCAAATACAGAGCTCATACTTTATTAAGAAAAATGGTTCGTGGAAAGAAATTAGGACAAAAAACAGGTCAAGGTTTCTACGATTACACAAAATAAAATAAAAAGTAATTTAATTTTAATTCATTAAATTTAAAATTATATATTAGGTATATCTGTACATTGATATTTCAAATTTTTATAGGATTTTGAAATAAAAATGTTAAGATATACCTTTTTTTATAGGAAAATATAAAATTAAATAGTAAAATTAGTCTCTGACGTCCGTATTAGTTCGAAGAGCCTGTGTTCATTGAGCTCGTAGAACTCATACGGCTGTCAAGAAACTTCATTTTCTATAAAAAAGTATAAAAATGATTAAAAATTATCCAATTAAAAAAAATCTGATAAAAAATGTTGAAAAAA is a genomic window containing:
- the fomA gene encoding major outer membrane protein FomA, yielding MKKLALVLGSLLVVGTAVSAKEVMPAPVAAPERVVEVVEKPVIVYRDREVAPAWRPNGSVDVQYRYYGEAEHSRPYSERNDLAENTNAGRLQTTAAVALTENQKIDVRVRNFHGLKSEAGKDKVEKSKDSYRLRHYYNFGTLGTSKVKAESELAYNQKANDGGKSIKGSVFFDFSDYIFSNQFFKVDKLGLRPGYKHVWNGHGHEGVKNEYHLAFESEYTLPLGFSAELDYDTYYTAHRSHAVERANDTNKRHEWNGELTATLKNRTPLYKSGAFEVAFNVEGGYDTYNMHQYKKIGGVDGTSVDRRDYELYLEPTVQVSYKPTDFVKLYGAVGGDYRNRVTGESEVRNWRWQPTAWAGMKVSF
- a CDS encoding cation-translocating P-type ATPase; this encodes MKYFTRTKEELFEEFQTKISGLTEDDVASRRKKYGENKFIEKEKDGLIKIFFDQFKDSLVIILLIAAAISFFSGNKESSFVIVLVVILNSLLGAFQTVKAQKSLDSLKKMSSPKCKVIREHEQLEIDSTELVPGDIIIIEAGDIVPADGRIIENFSLLVNENSLTGESNSIEKTDAVLEYEDSALGDQINMVFSGSLVNYGRAKVLVTNTGMNTQLGKIAGLLDQTEENITPLQKALDSFGKKLTLGIVILCLFIFAIYVYHGNTILESLLLAVALAVAAIPESLSPIITIVLSLETEKLSKENAIVKELKSIEALGSISVICSDKTGTLTQNKMTVKKIFINEKLDDEYSLKFNNKIDNLLLKSFILCTDATDTIGDPTETALIHLSQKYDLSFRDIRKDNKRLSEIPFDSDRKLMTVLYDTEDNKKIVFTKGAFDSLVTRFKYYTDENGNILPISDTFIKEIEKYNHELAEEGLRVLTFAYKYIDESKNLTTDDENDYIFHALVGMIDPPREESKLAVQECIRGGIKPVMITGDHKITARTIAKNIGIYKEGDKVLEGIELEKMSDEELEKSVEQISVYARVSPEHKIRIVSAWQKRGKICAMTGDGVNDAPALKRANIGIAMGITGTEVSKNAASMILADDNFSTIVKAIITGRNVYRNIKNSIGFLLSGNTAAILAVLYSSLANLPVIFSPVQLLFINLLTDSLPSIAVGVEPKNEDILDEKPRDPNEAILTNKFSTKLLIEGVLIAIFIIIAFYIGLKESALKGSTMAFATLCLARLFHGINYRGVRNVFAISFFKNKFSIIAFAIGFVLLNLVLLSPQMFNIFGTTALEPMNFIQIYVLSIVPTIIIQTYKTIAYR
- a CDS encoding enoyl-CoA hydratase-related protein, which gives rise to MSVVSYRQENFVGIVTIERPEALNALNSEVLGELNQIFANIDLETTRVVLLTGSGTKSFVAGADISEMMPLNRAQGAKFSNKGNEIFRKIENFPIPVIAVVNGFALGGGCEIAMSCDFRVCSENAVFGQPEVGLGITPGFGGTQRLARLIGAGKAKELIYTGNAIKADEALRVGLVNHIFPQEQLMEEAMKIANKIAKNAPFAVRASKKAINEGLELDIDRAIIVEEKLFGDCFTTEDQKTGMNAFLNKIKNVEFKNK
- a CDS encoding 3-hydroxyacyl-CoA dehydrogenase NAD-binding domain-containing protein, which encodes MKVGVIGAGTMGAGIAQAFAQTEGFTVALCDINNEFAANGKNKIAKGFEKRIAKGKMEQAEADRILAAITTGTKEICADCDLVIEAAIENMEIKKQTFKELDAICKPEAIFATNTSSLSITEIGAGLNRAMIGMHFFNPAPVMKLVEIIAGLHTPVEVVEKIKKISEEIGKVPVQVEEAPGFVVNRILIPMINEAIGIYAEGVATVEGIDTAMKLGANHPIGPLALGDLIGLDVCLAIMDVLYHETGDSKYRAHTLLRKMVRGKKLGQKTGQGFYDYTK